A single window of Streptomyces aquilus DNA harbors:
- a CDS encoding glutamate racemase, with translation MKIALMDSGLGLLPAAAAVRRLRPDADLVLSWDPDGMPWGPRTPEDITERALAVAAAAAEHTPDVLIVACNTASVHSLPALRARFEPDLPIIGTVPAIKPAAAGGGHVAIWATPATTGSAYQRGLIEQFAVGVDVTEVPCPGLADAVHHADEAAVDVAVAAAAALTPEDVTTVVLGCTNYELVAERIRAAVQQPGRPPLILHGTAGAVAAQALRRIGAAPAPDTAADGTLTVLLSGRQEALPDTALTYEEGRFLQAVTPAR, from the coding sequence GTGAAGATCGCGCTCATGGACTCCGGACTCGGCCTCCTCCCCGCCGCCGCCGCGGTACGCCGGCTGCGGCCCGACGCGGATCTCGTCCTGTCCTGGGACCCCGACGGCATGCCGTGGGGGCCGCGGACCCCCGAGGACATCACCGAGCGGGCCCTGGCCGTCGCCGCGGCCGCCGCCGAGCACACGCCCGATGTCCTGATCGTCGCCTGCAACACCGCGTCCGTGCACTCCCTGCCCGCCCTGCGCGCCCGCTTCGAGCCGGACCTGCCGATCATCGGCACCGTCCCGGCGATCAAGCCGGCCGCGGCCGGGGGCGGCCACGTCGCCATCTGGGCGACCCCCGCCACGACCGGGAGCGCCTACCAGCGCGGCCTGATCGAGCAGTTCGCCGTCGGCGTGGACGTCACGGAGGTGCCCTGCCCCGGGCTCGCGGACGCCGTGCACCACGCCGACGAGGCGGCCGTCGACGTCGCGGTCGCCGCCGCGGCCGCGCTCACGCCGGAGGACGTCACGACCGTCGTCCTCGGCTGCACCAACTACGAACTGGTCGCCGAACGCATCCGGGCGGCCGTCCAGCAGCCCGGCCGCCCGCCGCTGATCCTGCACGGCACGGCCGGAGCCGTGGCGGCCCAGGCCCTGCGCCGCATCGGCGCGGCCCCCGCGCCGGACACCGCCGCGGACGGCACGCTCACCGTCCTGCTCAGCGGACGCCAGGAAGCCCTGCCGGACACTGCCCTGACGTACGAAGAAGGAAGGTTCCTCCAGGCGGTCACCCCCGCCCGGTGA
- a CDS encoding O-antigen ligase family protein encodes MTSASGPGEDGDRRNVSDAAGVVVLGACAVWALVTAAVHDGRPEGVLLAVLAVAAGYAAGRISGALLPVAALCAAASTGVGLVVATPRLSPGPEIVAPLGHAGGTAAVLTLSTGAACCAAWAARTPARRLALRGAAAGIVVTAGILGSVGGCFASAAVLLASLAAGRMRGHRGAGFAGLALTAALTTALPWAVAGKALPEGLTVSLEGQLTRHRIDLWHDALHLAHHDAALGVGPGRFGEVSATATRTLLSDGKPHSASLQQAAEQGVVGVLLLAGVFCWMLYTLWRSRRPAPVVLTAGAALTVLAAIASVGNALSFTTVSVGAGLLAGLATARPLTDESPLREAEVRPAGGRLAP; translated from the coding sequence ATGACGTCTGCGTCCGGTCCTGGGGAGGACGGCGACAGACGAAACGTTTCTGACGCGGCGGGTGTCGTGGTGCTGGGGGCCTGCGCCGTGTGGGCCCTGGTCACGGCGGCCGTGCACGACGGCCGTCCCGAGGGCGTGCTGCTCGCGGTCCTCGCGGTGGCCGCCGGATACGCGGCGGGCCGTATCAGCGGCGCGCTCCTGCCGGTCGCGGCGCTGTGCGCGGCGGCGTCGACCGGGGTCGGCCTGGTGGTGGCCACCCCCCGGCTGTCCCCCGGGCCCGAGATCGTCGCACCGCTCGGTCACGCCGGCGGCACCGCGGCCGTGCTGACCCTGTCCACGGGTGCCGCGTGTTGTGCCGCGTGGGCCGCGCGCACCCCGGCACGGCGGCTCGCGTTGCGCGGTGCGGCCGCAGGCATCGTCGTGACGGCCGGGATCCTCGGCTCGGTCGGTGGCTGTTTCGCGAGCGCCGCGGTGCTGCTGGCCTCGCTCGCCGCCGGCCGGATGCGCGGCCACCGGGGCGCGGGCTTCGCCGGGCTGGCTCTGACGGCGGCTCTCACCACGGCGCTGCCCTGGGCGGTCGCCGGGAAGGCGCTGCCGGAGGGGCTCACCGTGTCGCTGGAGGGCCAGCTGACCCGGCACCGGATCGACCTGTGGCACGACGCCCTGCACCTGGCGCACCACGACGCCGCGCTGGGCGTGGGCCCCGGCCGCTTCGGCGAGGTCAGCGCCACCGCGACCCGCACCCTGCTGTCCGACGGCAAGCCGCACTCGGCATCGCTGCAGCAGGCGGCGGAACAGGGAGTCGTCGGTGTGCTCCTGCTGGCCGGGGTGTTCTGCTGGATGCTCTACACGCTGTGGCGCTCCCGGCGTCCGGCACCGGTCGTGCTCACCGCCGGGGCGGCGCTGACGGTGCTCGCGGCGATCGCCTCGGTGGGCAACGCCCTCAGCTTCACGACGGTGTCTGTCGGCGCCGGACTGCTGGCGGGACTGGCCACGGCCCGTCCGCTCACGGACGAGTCACCGCTTCGGGAGGCGGAGGTACGCCCCGCGGGCGGCCGACTGGCTCCGTGA
- a CDS encoding 3-hydroxybutyrate dehydrogenase, with translation MTAARALPAPHAPTLDLGGRTALVTGAAGGIGRACVLRLAAAGAKVRAVDRDAAGLEELVDAARDLAGAVEPHVLDLTDLDAAELAAAGTDVLVNNAGLQLVRPIEEFPPDVFHTVLTVMLEAPFRLVRGALPHMYGQGWGRIVNISSVHGLRASAFKSAYVAAKHGLEGLSKTAALEGAPHGVTSNCVNPAYVRTPLVEKQLVDQARAHGIPEERVLTEVLLQDSAVKRLIEPAEVADAVAYLCGPHASFVTGTSLVLDGGWTAH, from the coding sequence ATGACAGCTGCGCGCGCCCTCCCGGCCCCCCACGCCCCCACGCTCGACCTCGGCGGCCGCACCGCCCTCGTCACCGGCGCCGCCGGCGGCATCGGGCGCGCCTGCGTGCTGCGGCTGGCCGCGGCCGGCGCGAAGGTGAGAGCGGTGGACCGGGACGCCGCGGGGCTGGAGGAACTCGTCGACGCGGCCCGCGACCTCGCGGGCGCCGTCGAACCGCACGTCCTCGACCTCACCGACCTGGACGCCGCCGAACTCGCCGCCGCCGGGACCGACGTCCTGGTCAACAACGCCGGGCTGCAACTGGTGCGCCCCATCGAGGAGTTCCCGCCCGACGTCTTCCACACGGTGCTCACCGTGATGCTGGAGGCCCCGTTCCGGCTCGTGCGGGGCGCCCTGCCGCACATGTACGGACAGGGCTGGGGCCGCATCGTCAACATCTCCTCGGTGCACGGACTGCGCGCCTCCGCCTTCAAGTCGGCGTACGTGGCCGCCAAGCACGGCCTGGAGGGCCTGTCCAAGACGGCCGCCCTGGAAGGCGCCCCGCACGGGGTCACCTCCAACTGCGTGAACCCCGCCTATGTGCGCACCCCCCTGGTCGAGAAGCAGCTCGTCGACCAGGCACGGGCGCACGGCATCCCCGAGGAGCGCGTCCTGACCGAGGTGCTCCTCCAGGACAGCGCGGTCAAGCGGCTCATCGAGCCGGCGGAGGTCGCCGACGCCGTCGCGTATCTGTGCGGCCCGCACGCCTCGTTCGTGACCGGCACGTCCCTGGTGCTGGACGGGGGCTGGACGGCGCACTGA
- a CDS encoding NUDIX hydrolase: protein MATPDFIRDLRASVGHQLLWLPGVAAVVFDGEGRVLLNRRSDTRRWSLIGGIPEPGEQPAACAVREVFEETAVRCVAERIVLVQALEPITYPNGDVCQYMDITVRCRAVGGDARVNDDESLEVGWFDVDALPELNEFGKFRIKQALADAPTWFDPTGTG, encoded by the coding sequence ATGGCTACTCCCGACTTCATCCGTGATCTCCGTGCCTCCGTCGGTCACCAGCTGCTGTGGCTCCCCGGGGTCGCCGCCGTCGTCTTCGACGGCGAGGGCAGAGTGCTGCTGAACCGCCGCTCCGACACCCGACGGTGGTCGCTGATCGGCGGCATCCCGGAGCCGGGGGAGCAGCCCGCCGCCTGCGCGGTGCGCGAGGTGTTCGAGGAGACGGCGGTGCGCTGCGTCGCCGAGCGGATCGTCCTCGTCCAGGCGCTGGAGCCGATCACCTACCCCAACGGTGACGTCTGCCAGTACATGGACATCACCGTGCGCTGCCGTGCCGTCGGGGGCGACGCCCGGGTCAACGACGACGAGTCGCTGGAGGTGGGCTGGTTCGACGTGGACGCCCTGCCGGAGCTGAACGAGTTCGGGAAGTTCCGCATCAAGCAGGCCCTGGCGGACGCACCCACATGGTTCGACCCCACTGGAACCGGCTGA
- a CDS encoding MFS transporter — MASAASAPPTPTTPGNLKRIVAASLIGTTIEWYDFFLYGSAAALVFNKLFFPDSDPLVGTLLSFLTYAVGFAARPLGALVFGHYGDRLGRKKLLVLSLLLMGGATFAIGLLPTHATVGSAAPVLLTALRLVQGFALGGEWGGAVLLVSEHGDARRRGFWASWPQTGAPAGQLLATGVLSLLTAVLSDSAFTNWGWRIPFLLSGVLVMVGLWIRLSVDESPVFKQALAQAEARKAEQDTGPEKLPLVSVLRHHWRDVLVAMGARMAENISYYVITAFILVYATTAADVSKQTALNAVLIASAVHFAVIPLWGALSDRIGRRPVYLLGAAGIGLWMFPFFSLIDTGDFGNLILAITVGLVLHGAMYAPQAAFFAEMFATRMRYSGASIGAQFASVAAGAPAPLIATALLDDYDSSTPIALYVIAAAVLTLIAVGVAKETRDRDLADVESTADAGSVTTATADARTV, encoded by the coding sequence ATGGCCTCCGCAGCATCCGCTCCACCCACGCCCACCACTCCGGGCAACCTGAAGCGCATCGTCGCCGCCAGCCTCATCGGCACGACCATCGAGTGGTACGACTTCTTCCTCTACGGCTCCGCCGCCGCCCTCGTCTTCAACAAGCTGTTCTTCCCGGACTCCGACCCCCTGGTCGGCACCCTGCTGTCGTTCCTCACGTACGCCGTCGGTTTCGCCGCCCGCCCGCTCGGTGCCCTGGTCTTCGGGCACTACGGCGACCGCCTCGGCCGCAAGAAGCTGCTGGTGCTGAGCCTGCTGCTGATGGGCGGGGCGACCTTCGCGATCGGTCTGCTGCCCACGCACGCGACGGTCGGCTCGGCCGCTCCCGTGCTGCTGACCGCGCTGCGCCTGGTCCAGGGCTTCGCGCTCGGCGGCGAGTGGGGCGGTGCCGTCCTGCTGGTGTCCGAGCACGGCGACGCCAGGCGGCGCGGATTCTGGGCCTCCTGGCCGCAGACCGGCGCCCCCGCGGGCCAGCTCCTGGCCACCGGTGTGCTGTCCCTGCTCACCGCGGTCCTCTCGGACAGCGCCTTCACCAACTGGGGCTGGCGGATACCGTTCCTGCTCTCCGGTGTCCTGGTGATGGTCGGTCTGTGGATTCGTCTCTCTGTCGATGAATCGCCTGTCTTCAAGCAGGCGTTGGCACAGGCCGAGGCCCGCAAGGCCGAGCAGGACACCGGCCCGGAGAAGCTGCCCCTCGTCTCCGTGCTGCGCCACCACTGGCGCGATGTCCTGGTCGCGATGGGCGCGCGCATGGCCGAGAACATCAGCTACTACGTCATCACCGCCTTCATCCTCGTCTACGCCACCACCGCGGCCGACGTCTCCAAGCAGACCGCCCTCAACGCGGTCCTGATCGCCTCGGCGGTGCACTTCGCGGTGATCCCGCTGTGGGGCGCGCTGTCCGACCGCATCGGCCGGCGTCCGGTGTATCTGCTCGGCGCGGCCGGCATCGGCCTGTGGATGTTCCCGTTCTTCTCGCTCATCGACACCGGTGACTTCGGCAACCTGATCCTCGCCATCACCGTGGGTCTGGTGCTGCACGGTGCGATGTACGCGCCCCAGGCCGCCTTCTTCGCCGAGATGTTCGCGACCCGGATGCGTTACTCGGGCGCCTCGATCGGCGCTCAGTTCGCCTCGGTCGCGGCGGGCGCCCCGGCGCCGCTGATCGCCACCGCCCTGCTGGACGACTACGACAGCTCCACGCCGATCGCCCTGTACGTCATCGCCGCGGCGGTGCTGACGCTGATCGCGGTGGGCGTGGCCAAGGAGACCCGCGACCGGGACCTGGCCGACGTCGAGTCCACGGCCGACGCGGGGTCCGTGACGACGGCGACCGCGGACGCCCGCACCGTCTGA
- a CDS encoding phage tail sheath subtilisin-like domain-containing protein, with protein sequence MPDYRAPGVHVEELTVAGPVAGVGTSTAAFVGPALRGPTGEPVKITNWTQFTDRFGEYINAPRRYLAHAVRGFFDNGGTVAYVVRVGTATRAERTLTDRGTPADPALVVRAREDGPAGNAIKVAVRDAQIVRDAKVLQVKADHANATGSVVTLPSAEAAGQFVAGDLVDVGGTVAQVDRVRGKELVLTAPLAADVQDKTVRTADLQTGQRRFRVDKPRGVERGSVLTLKQGATTESVVVERVSGDVVETAGPLANGYTGATTVTSAEFALDITGPNGVRTFDELSLDPRHSRYFAGLVSSPLVEVTLPEEPGVHAAPGNLPAVLAASPLAGGTADRLDGIEASAYETALAGLERVDDVSIVCVPDAVTLPTVQQKVVEHCERTGDRFAVLDAPDAASPLAEGGVLGRREELTSERGYAALYYPWLMIADPAGRGTLAVPPSGHLAGIYARSDAGQGVHKAPANEPVTGAFGVTRVLDTAGLGELNDAGVNVIQSFAGSARPVVWGARTTAPRHETAWRYVNVRRLFLFIEESLQEGLRWAVFQPNDLSLRKRVERTVSEFLTRVWTDGALFGASAAEAFHVKIDDENNPPAVRDLGRLVVEIGVAPVRPAEFVVVRIGMSQGGSEVREG encoded by the coding sequence ATGCCGGATTACCGAGCACCAGGTGTCCATGTCGAGGAACTGACCGTCGCCGGGCCCGTGGCAGGGGTCGGCACGAGCACCGCGGCCTTCGTCGGACCCGCACTGCGCGGGCCCACCGGGGAACCGGTGAAGATCACCAACTGGACGCAGTTCACCGACCGGTTCGGTGAGTACATCAACGCCCCGCGCCGGTATCTGGCGCACGCGGTGCGCGGATTCTTCGACAACGGCGGCACCGTCGCCTACGTCGTACGGGTCGGTACCGCCACCCGGGCCGAGCGGACACTGACCGACCGGGGCACACCGGCGGACCCGGCACTGGTCGTCCGGGCGCGGGAGGACGGCCCGGCGGGCAACGCCATCAAGGTCGCCGTCCGGGACGCACAGATCGTGCGGGACGCCAAGGTCCTCCAGGTGAAGGCGGACCACGCGAACGCCACCGGGAGCGTGGTCACCCTGCCCTCGGCGGAGGCCGCCGGACAGTTCGTGGCGGGGGACCTCGTCGACGTCGGCGGCACGGTCGCGCAGGTCGACCGGGTGCGCGGCAAGGAGCTCGTGCTCACCGCCCCGCTGGCGGCCGACGTCCAGGACAAGACCGTACGCACGGCCGATCTCCAGACCGGGCAGCGGCGGTTCAGGGTCGACAAGCCGCGGGGCGTCGAGCGGGGCAGTGTGCTCACGCTCAAACAGGGCGCCACGACCGAGTCGGTGGTCGTCGAGCGGGTGAGCGGCGACGTGGTCGAGACCGCGGGCCCGCTGGCCAACGGCTACACCGGCGCGACCACCGTGACCTCGGCCGAGTTCGCGCTGGACATCACCGGCCCGAACGGGGTCAGGACCTTCGACGAGCTGTCGCTGGACCCCCGGCACAGCCGCTACTTCGCCGGACTGGTCTCCTCCCCGCTGGTCGAGGTGACCCTGCCGGAGGAGCCCGGCGTGCACGCGGCCCCGGGCAACCTGCCGGCGGTGCTCGCCGCGAGCCCGCTGGCGGGCGGCACCGCGGACCGGCTCGACGGCATCGAGGCCTCCGCGTACGAGACGGCGCTGGCCGGGCTGGAGCGGGTCGACGACGTCAGCATCGTCTGCGTACCGGACGCCGTGACCCTGCCCACCGTGCAGCAGAAGGTGGTCGAGCACTGCGAGCGGACCGGCGACCGGTTCGCCGTGCTGGACGCCCCCGACGCCGCCTCACCGCTCGCCGAGGGCGGGGTGCTGGGCCGCCGCGAGGAGCTGACCTCGGAGCGTGGCTACGCGGCCCTGTACTACCCGTGGCTGATGATCGCCGACCCGGCGGGCCGCGGCACGCTGGCGGTACCCCCCTCGGGCCATCTGGCCGGGATCTATGCCCGCAGCGACGCCGGACAGGGGGTGCACAAGGCGCCCGCGAACGAACCCGTCACCGGTGCGTTCGGGGTGACACGGGTGCTGGACACGGCCGGACTCGGCGAGCTCAACGACGCCGGGGTGAATGTCATCCAGTCGTTCGCCGGCAGTGCGCGGCCGGTGGTCTGGGGGGCCAGGACCACCGCGCCCCGCCACGAGACGGCCTGGCGCTACGTCAACGTGCGGCGACTGTTCCTGTTCATCGAGGAGTCACTCCAGGAGGGGCTGCGCTGGGCCGTCTTCCAGCCCAACGACCTCTCGCTGCGCAAGCGCGTCGAGCGCACGGTGAGCGAGTTCCTCACCCGGGTGTGGACCGACGGCGCGCTGTTCGGCGCGAGTGCCGCCGAGGCCTTCCACGTGAAGATCGACGACGAGAACAACCCGCCCGCGGTACGGGATCTCGGCCGGCTCGTGGTGGAGATCGGGGTGGCCCCGGTGCGGCCCGCGGAGTTCGTCGTCGTCCGGATCGGTATGTCGCAGGGCGGTTCCGAGGTCAGGGAGGGCTAG
- a CDS encoding phage tail protein — translation MAQTGVRVDPYTNFNFLVELDGIAQASFMECTGIESVTEVIENRQGGQNTTVLKAPGKTTYSDLTLKWGLTDSTELWEWRQAIIEGRVLRKNGSIVVYDLANKREVVRWNFVNAWPTKWEGPAFHATGHETAVETLVLVHEGITRAV, via the coding sequence ATGGCGCAGACAGGGGTACGGGTCGACCCGTACACGAACTTCAACTTCCTCGTCGAGCTGGACGGCATCGCCCAGGCCAGCTTCATGGAGTGCACCGGCATCGAGTCGGTCACCGAGGTCATCGAGAACCGGCAGGGCGGCCAGAACACGACCGTCCTCAAAGCCCCCGGCAAGACCACCTACTCCGACCTCACCCTCAAATGGGGGCTGACCGACTCCACCGAACTGTGGGAGTGGCGCCAGGCCATCATCGAGGGCCGGGTGCTGCGCAAGAACGGCTCGATCGTCGTGTACGACCTCGCCAACAAACGCGAGGTGGTGCGCTGGAACTTCGTCAACGCCTGGCCGACCAAGTGGGAAGGCCCCGCCTTCCACGCCACCGGGCACGAGACGGCGGTGGAGACCCTCGTCCTCGTCCACGAGGGCATCACGCGGGCGGTGTGA
- the lnt gene encoding apolipoprotein N-acyltransferase produces MTVTATSVDESDQAQPLAAAPRGARLVRFVPALAAALSGVLLYVSFPPRTLWWLALPAFGVFGWVLRGRSWKAGLGLGYLFGLGFLLPLLVWTGVEVGPGPWIALVAIEAIFVALVGAGIATVSKLPGAPLWSAALWIAGEAARARVPFNGFPWGKIAFGQADGVFLPLAAVGGTPVLGFAVVLCGFGLYDVVRVAVAKRRGQEIRRSAAAVALLSLVVPVLGALAARPLVSDKAENGTVTVALIQGNVPRAGLDFNAQRRAVLDYHARETERLAAKVRAGKVPKPDFVLWPENSSDVDPFANSDARAVIDGAAKAIGVPISVGGVVERDGKLYNEQILWDPVKGPTDTYDKRQIQPFGEYLPLRSLIGAINSDWTSMVRQDFSRGTEPGVFTMAGAKVGLVTCYEAAFDWTVRSEVTDGAQLISVPSNNATFDRSEMTYQQLAMSRVRAVEHSRTVTVPVTSGVSAIIMPDGRITQKTGMFVADSLVQKVPLRSSETPATKFGTLPEMLLVLVAAGGLGWAISARVRNRRVEADS; encoded by the coding sequence GTGACCGTCACCGCAACATCCGTGGACGAGTCGGACCAGGCTCAGCCGCTCGCCGCCGCCCCGCGCGGGGCCCGCCTCGTGCGCTTCGTCCCGGCCCTCGCCGCCGCGCTCTCCGGAGTGCTCCTCTACGTCAGCTTCCCGCCCCGCACCCTGTGGTGGCTCGCGCTTCCCGCCTTCGGCGTCTTCGGCTGGGTGCTGCGCGGCCGCAGCTGGAAGGCGGGCCTGGGCCTCGGCTACCTCTTCGGCCTCGGCTTCCTGCTGCCGCTGCTGGTGTGGACCGGCGTGGAGGTCGGCCCCGGGCCCTGGATCGCGCTGGTGGCGATCGAGGCGATCTTCGTCGCGCTGGTCGGCGCGGGCATCGCCACGGTGTCGAAGCTGCCCGGCGCCCCGCTGTGGTCGGCGGCCCTGTGGATCGCCGGCGAGGCGGCACGCGCGCGTGTGCCGTTCAACGGCTTCCCCTGGGGCAAGATCGCCTTCGGCCAGGCCGACGGCGTCTTCCTGCCGCTGGCCGCGGTGGGCGGCACCCCGGTGCTCGGCTTCGCGGTCGTCCTGTGCGGTTTCGGGCTCTACGACGTCGTCCGCGTCGCCGTCGCCAAGCGCCGTGGCCAGGAGATACGCAGGTCGGCCGCCGCGGTCGCCCTGCTGAGCCTCGTCGTCCCCGTCCTCGGGGCGCTGGCCGCCCGCCCGCTGGTCAGCGACAAGGCGGAGAACGGCACCGTGACCGTCGCCCTCATCCAGGGCAACGTGCCCCGCGCGGGCCTCGACTTCAACGCCCAGCGGCGTGCCGTCCTCGACTACCACGCGCGGGAGACCGAGCGGCTGGCCGCGAAGGTCAGGGCCGGCAAGGTGCCCAAGCCCGACTTCGTGCTGTGGCCGGAGAACTCCTCCGACGTCGACCCGTTCGCCAACTCCGACGCGCGCGCCGTCATCGACGGTGCCGCCAAGGCGATCGGCGTGCCGATCTCGGTCGGCGGCGTCGTCGAGCGCGACGGCAAGCTCTACAACGAGCAGATCCTGTGGGACCCGGTGAAGGGCCCGACCGACACCTACGACAAGCGGCAGATCCAGCCCTTCGGCGAGTACCTCCCGCTGCGCTCGCTCATCGGCGCGATCAACAGCGACTGGACCTCGATGGTCCGCCAGGACTTCAGCCGCGGCACCGAACCGGGTGTGTTCACCATGGCCGGCGCCAAGGTCGGCCTGGTCACCTGCTACGAGGCGGCCTTCGACTGGACCGTGCGCTCCGAGGTCACCGACGGCGCCCAGCTGATCTCCGTGCCCAGCAACAACGCCACCTTCGACCGCAGCGAGATGACCTACCAGCAGCTCGCCATGTCCCGCGTGCGCGCCGTCGAGCACAGCCGGACCGTGACCGTTCCGGTCACCAGCGGCGTCAGCGCGATCATCATGCCGGACGGGCGGATCACCCAGAAGACCGGCATGTTCGTCGCCGACTCCCTCGTGCAGAAGGTGCCCCTGCGGTCCTCCGAGACCCCGGCCACGAAGTTCGGCACCCTGCCCGAAATGCTGCTGGTCCTGGTGGCCGCGGGCGGGCTGGGCTGGGCGATCTCCGCGCGCGTGCGCAACAGGCGGGTGGAAGCGGACAGTTAG
- a CDS encoding helix-turn-helix domain-containing protein has product MSRDHVQSAERPTGSAEAPFLALLARGASADAYEQPVLLARAEGHPAERIAALEEAKLVALRVRSELEGRRRREAELSALFETAHDLAGLRDLDAVLRAIVQRARSLLNTDVAYLSLNDPARGDTYMRVTEGSVAARFQQLRLGMGEGLGGLVAQTARPYVTDDYFKDDRFQHTRTIDAGVRDEGLVAILGVPLTLGDHVIGVLFAADRRARVFEREQIALLGSFAALAAAAIDTANLLTETRSALADLERANEIIRDRSGVIERASDVHDRLAELVLRGGGVHDVAAAVAEVLHGTVEFLDAGAAPADALETSRAEGHAVRHGDDWIAAVAAGGELLGALVLHGHPGLDPVDQLTLERAAMVTSLLLLARRSAAEAEQRVRGELLDDLLDARDRDPRLLRERASRLHADLDATHVVLAARLDGTTADAEQEADARRRLWSAASHLAATRHGLAAARDGGTVLLLPLKPGDTATALARRTARHLGTAVHEAVTVGASAPVEDLASRPDTVTAAYEEGRRCLDALRLLGRTGDGAAAEDFGFLGLLLAGDRDITGFVDRTIGQVVSYDERRGTDLLRTLDAYFACGMSPARTKDELHVHVNTVAQRLERIGRLLGDDWQSPARALEIQLALRLHILSAPAPH; this is encoded by the coding sequence ATGTCCCGCGATCACGTGCAGTCCGCCGAACGCCCGACCGGCAGCGCCGAGGCCCCGTTCCTCGCCCTGCTGGCCCGGGGCGCGTCCGCCGACGCCTACGAGCAGCCGGTGCTGCTCGCCCGCGCCGAGGGACACCCCGCCGAGCGGATCGCCGCGCTGGAGGAGGCCAAGCTGGTCGCGCTGCGCGTGCGCTCGGAGCTGGAGGGCAGGCGCCGCCGCGAGGCCGAGCTGTCCGCGCTCTTCGAGACGGCGCACGACCTGGCGGGACTGCGCGACCTGGACGCCGTGCTGCGGGCGATCGTCCAGCGCGCCCGGTCGCTGCTCAACACGGACGTCGCCTACCTCAGCCTCAACGATCCGGCCCGGGGCGACACCTACATGCGGGTCACCGAGGGCTCCGTCGCCGCCCGTTTCCAGCAGCTGCGGCTCGGCATGGGGGAGGGGCTCGGCGGCCTCGTCGCGCAGACCGCCCGCCCCTATGTCACCGACGACTACTTCAAGGACGACCGCTTCCAGCACACCCGCACCATCGACGCCGGGGTGCGGGACGAAGGCCTGGTGGCGATCCTCGGCGTGCCGCTGACGCTGGGGGACCACGTCATCGGGGTGCTGTTCGCCGCCGACCGGCGTGCCCGGGTCTTCGAGCGGGAGCAGATCGCGCTGCTCGGCTCCTTCGCCGCGCTGGCCGCGGCCGCCATCGACACCGCGAACCTCCTCACCGAGACCCGCTCGGCCCTCGCCGACCTGGAGCGGGCCAACGAGATCATCCGCGACCGCAGCGGTGTCATCGAACGCGCCTCCGACGTCCACGACCGGCTCGCCGAACTCGTCCTGCGCGGCGGCGGGGTGCACGACGTGGCGGCGGCCGTCGCCGAGGTCCTGCACGGCACGGTCGAGTTCCTGGACGCCGGCGCCGCACCGGCCGACGCCCTGGAGACCTCCCGCGCCGAAGGACACGCGGTACGGCACGGCGACGACTGGATCGCCGCCGTCGCCGCAGGCGGTGAACTCCTCGGCGCGCTCGTCCTGCACGGCCACCCCGGACTCGACCCCGTAGACCAGCTCACCCTGGAGCGCGCGGCGATGGTCACCTCGCTGCTCCTGCTCGCCAGACGCTCCGCCGCCGAGGCAGAACAACGCGTTCGCGGCGAGCTCCTCGACGACCTCCTCGACGCCCGCGACCGCGACCCCCGCCTCCTGCGCGAGCGCGCCTCCCGCCTGCACGCCGACCTCGACGCCACCCATGTGGTCCTCGCCGCCCGCCTCGACGGCACCACCGCCGACGCCGAGCAGGAGGCCGACGCCCGCAGACGCCTGTGGTCCGCCGCCTCCCACCTCGCCGCCACCCGGCACGGCCTGGCCGCCGCCCGCGACGGCGGCACCGTCCTGCTGCTCCCCCTGAAACCCGGCGACACCGCGACCGCCCTGGCCCGCCGCACCGCCCGCCACCTCGGCACGGCCGTCCACGAGGCCGTCACCGTCGGCGCCTCCGCCCCCGTTGAGGACCTGGCCAGCCGCCCGGACACCGTGACCGCCGCCTACGAGGAGGGCCGGCGCTGCCTCGACGCGCTGCGGCTCCTCGGCCGCACCGGGGACGGCGCGGCCGCCGAGGACTTCGGGTTCCTGGGCCTGCTGCTGGCCGGCGACCGCGACATCACCGGCTTCGTCGACCGCACGATCGGCCAGGTCGTCTCGTACGACGAACGACGCGGCACGGATCTGCTGCGCACCCTCGACGCCTACTTCGCCTGCGGCATGAGCCCGGCCCGCACCAAGGACGAACTGCACGTCCATGTGAACACCGTCGCCCAGCGCCTGGAGCGCATCGGCCGTCTCCTCGGCGACGACTGGCAGAGCCCCGCCCGCGCGCTGGAGATCCAGCTCGCGCTGCGGCTGCACATACTCTCCGCACCCGCACCGCACTGA